The following are encoded together in the Tribolium castaneum strain GA2 chromosome 3, icTriCast1.1, whole genome shotgun sequence genome:
- the LOC135265612 gene encoding uncharacterized protein LOC135265612, translating into MAEKHIVKFHFIAKFFGDGNRFLVRGENAFTSGHVTKFRFDGTVQPMRISAEVLPSMKKLNYTVEISYDLEEGVKTAHCTCPRGNVACHHMAAALYYAHYNVSATDIECQWSAPSKTTPQTEVIKLADVYKPKLSNYTALSRSSTEDEIIQFRAEIGVTNVVGFTWLLRPEASEEARKIIADIEEILQSLEYVQAIDKQKFLLEKCRIDEARIKLVEACTRGQHVNENWHVARKHRLTASRFGMVLSACSRRRFPPSLFKNLAEGYSLDRVAAVQWGKTHEKTALREFEEATNLKVQETGFWLEESGFLGASPDGLVEEDGILEIKCPYKYRDTDSLSEALKDKKYFYWRDENEDINLNSNHNYYHQVQGQMHITGRSICYFVVWTPKCTEIFQIEKDPGWSENINILKEFYLDQYISFISQ; encoded by the exons A tggcagaaaagcacattgttaagtttcactttattgcgaaattttttggggacggtaatcgctttttagttcggggagaaaatgcttttaccaGCGGTCACGTCACCAAATTTAGGTTTGATGGCACAGTACAACCGATGAGAATTTCTGCAGAAGTTCTACCGAGCAtgaaaaagctaaattatactgtggag ATTTCATATGACCTAGAAGAAGGGGTTAAGACGGCACATTGTACCTGCCCAAGGGGCAACGTGGCTTGCCATCATATGGCTGCAGCATTATATTATGCTCATTATAATGTAAGTGCTACTGACATTGAGTGTCAGTGGAGTGCCCcatcaaaaacaacaccacAAACAGAAGTCATTAAGTTAGCTGATGTTTACAAGCCGAAATTATCAAACTATACGGCACTGTCTAGGTCCTCTACTGAGGACGAAATTATTCAGTTCCGTGCCGAAATAGGCGTCACGAATGTGGTGGGCTTCACTTGGCTCCTAAGACCAGAAGCAAGTGAAGaagccagaaaaattattgcagataTCGAAGAAATTCTACAAAGCTTAGAATACGTGCAGGCCATAGACAAACAAAAGTTTCTTTTGGAGAAGTGCAGAATAGATGAGGCACGCATTAAACTGGTTGAGGCGTGCACTCGGGGCCAACATGTTAACGAAAATTGGCATGTAGCAAGGAAACATCGTTTAACGGCCAGCAGGTTTGGCATGGTACTATCTGCTTGCAGTAGACGAAGATTCCCAccctctttatttaaaaatttggcggaAGGCTATTCGCTTGACAGGGTTGCTGCTGTGCAGTGGGGTAAGACCCACGAGAAGACAGCGCTCAGAGAATTTGAAGAAGCGACGAATCTTAAAGTCCAAGAGACGGGATTTTG gttggAAGAATCAGGCTTTTTGGGAGCAAGTCCTGATGGATTAGTGGAAGAAGATGGGATTCTCGAAATTAAATGCCCATATAAATATAGGGACACTGACAGTTTGTCTGAAGCCCtgaaggataaaaaatatttttattggagggatgaaaatgaggacattaatcttaacagcaatcacaattattaccaCCAAGTACAGGGGCAAATGCACATCACTGGTCGAAGTATCTGCTACTTTGTCGTGTGGACACCAAAGTGCACAGagatatttcaaattgaaaaagatccGGGGTGGTCagaaaatatcaatattttaaaagaattttatcttgaccaatatatttcctttatttcacaataa
- the LOC135265270 gene encoding uncharacterized protein LOC135265270, which produces MWPFKTEGKMVCHTNDIGFLLNDEFMGCNRRNPNKRVVFCPPPPSRGMNSRYTRVEGSGTYMVESSTGCEFCASFVSVFCYRVFSDRSPYLRVLEFLKFCFSKTLSHFCGTSLVGFYITTMGMCWAPDCKHYSTRDKCHFFSFPKSGKERALWKKLLRRDVEPGPGAYVCSCHFRDGRKENGPELFLHNIAKRAYFQVESPEKKKMKKQGLPSCSSSAESLSVDIPEETVPSTMNLEEVPSTSTAVVAAPADIIQDAPLESMGVQAPLVSHAALEAEMYFLKKENAELKAKIQYLTVRFCYENVQGNDKLIVLYTGLPNSQIFEALFHLIEKLDIKYYHKWTVQKLTRIDQLFLTLVKLRLNFPQLDLAQRFGVAQSTVSNIILTFVHVIYEILYKQFMTTMPSREKNKSCLPTCFSNFTNCRAVLDCTEIFTVVSRLIGVAPNGVITFVSDLYVGSTSDQKVVLNCGIIDMLKTGDMILADKGFLIQNILPPGVTLNIPPFLSNVQFTPEQVKCTENIARARIHVERAIRRLKCYHILNFLPESLCHYGDIVFKATAALTNLQFPLIKEVAELFQDCDD; this is translated from the exons atgtggcCTTTTAAAACTGAGGGAAAAATGGTTTGCCACACTAATGACATTGGATTTCTTCTGAATGACGAATTCATGGGGTGCAACCGGCGCAACCCCAATAAACGGGTTGTTTTCTGTCCCCCTCCCCCATCACGAGGGATGAATAGCAGGTATACGAGGGTAGAGGGTTCAGGCACATACATGGTTGAAAGTAGTACGGGTTGTGAGTTCTGTGCTTCTTTCGTGAGTGTCTTTTGTTATCGTGTTTTTTCCGATCGTTCTCCATATCTTCGtgttcttgaatttttaaaattctgtttttccaAGACATTATCTCATTTTTGTGGTACATCATTAG TAGGTTTTTACATCACAACTATGGGAATGTGTTGGGCTCCAGATTGCAAACACTATAGTACTCGCgataaatgccatttttttagttttcctaaGTCGGGAAAAGAACGAGCactatggaaaaaattgttgag aaGAGATGTAGAACCCGGACCAGGAGCCTACGTTTGCAGCTGCCATTTTCGGGATGGAAGAAAGGAAAATGgtcctgaattatttttgcacaatatcgcaaaaagagcctattttcaagtggaatctccagaaaaaaaaaagatgaaaaaacaagGACTCCCTTCTTGTTCTAGTTCCGCTGAATcattaag TGTTGATATACCGGAAGAAACAGTACCATCGACAATGAATTTAGAGGAAGTGCCATCGACGTCTACAGCCGTAGTTGCAGCACCAGCAGATATAATTCAAGATGCTCCGTTAGAATCTATGGGTGTGCAAGCACCCTTGGTGTCACATGCGGCTCTTGAAGCAGAAatgtattttctcaaaaaggaaaatgctgaacttaaagcaaaaatacaatatctgACAGTACGATTTTGCTATGAAAATGTTCAAGGAAATGACAAACTCATTGTTTTATATACCGGTCTTCCCAATAGCCAGATTTTCGAAGCATTGTTTCACTTAATCGAAAAGTTGgacataaaatattaccacAAATGGACAGTCCAAAAGTTAACTAGAATTGACCAACTCTTTTTAACCCTAGTAAAATTACGACTCAATTTCCCTCAACTTGATTTGGCGCAACGCTTTGGGGTTGCCCAAAGCACAGtttctaatattattttaacatttgtccatgtaatatatgaaattttatataaacagtTTATGACGACAATGCCTTCgcgcgaaaaaaataaatcttgcttgccaacatgttttagcaattttactaattgtagAGCAGTTCTAGATTGTACCGAAATTTTCACTGTGGTATCAC GGCTAATTGGAGTTGCACCCAATGGTGTCATCACATTTGTAAGTGATTTATACGTGGGATCAACTTCTGatcaaaaagttgttttaaattgtggaaTAATCGACATGTTAAAAACTGGAGATATGATTTTAGCCGATAAGGGATTTTTGATCCAAAATATTCTGCCACCAGGGGTCACTTTGAATATTCCaccttttttatcaaatgtccAATTTACACCAGAGCAAGTTAAGTGTACCGAAAATATTGCACGTGCAAGAATACACGTCGAAAGGGCAATACGccgattaaaatgttatcatattttaaattttttgccagagTCTTTGTGCCACTATGgagatattgtttttaaagcgACTGCCGCTTTAACAAACCTccaatttccattaattaaagaggtagcagaattgtttcaggattgtgatgattaa